In one window of Halanaerobiales bacterium DNA:
- a CDS encoding proton-conducting transporter membrane subunit, which translates to MDINILLLVIIPLFTAFMIPLIDLIHKSIRKYFVFVSINVEAFIAIRIILNNFDKIKNSELFLDYHLGGWITPYGINLIMDPVALFFSTLITFSLYFIIVYSIGFIGHHEGKYYVLLFLIFAAMQGTILTGDLFNMYVFIELIAVTSSPLVAFKRDQNSTEAAIKYLIYSIIGGLFFFIGVIFIYFSVGTLNMAEAAANFGSIGFRMQLFIITTFLVSFLIKLGIFPFHFWLPKAHSACPSSISALLSGVLLKVYLYTFIRILWTVLDYNIIIDIGLDVFIIYISLFSSLLGHIFALQADDIKRMLAFSTIGHIGMITAAIALNTKAGFYGAMLHIIAHLLMKSGLFLGVGYLINYVSGHKIEDFTGIAYRHKGIFISIIVLSFGMIGIPPIIGFMSKWYILLGFLESQSYLGAALVIVGSLTAVIYYMRYIARAVQKVKVEPDLKNRGIFNKPIISTFYRERIVTAIIYLFTFLVVVTGVGFKMFDIPINSMIPELIDSQEYINHILGL; encoded by the coding sequence ATGGATATAAATATCTTACTACTAGTTATAATACCTTTATTTACAGCTTTTATGATACCATTAATTGATCTTATTCATAAAAGTATAAGAAAATATTTTGTCTTTGTTTCTATAAATGTAGAAGCATTTATAGCAATTAGAATAATATTAAACAACTTTGATAAAATTAAAAATTCTGAGCTTTTTTTAGATTATCATTTAGGTGGTTGGATTACTCCATATGGAATTAATTTAATAATGGACCCGGTTGCTTTATTTTTCTCTACCTTAATCACCTTTTCCTTATATTTTATAATAGTTTATTCAATTGGTTTTATTGGCCATCATGAAGGTAAATACTATGTTCTTTTATTTTTAATATTTGCAGCAATGCAGGGTACTATTTTAACCGGCGATTTATTTAATATGTATGTATTTATTGAATTAATTGCAGTTACTTCATCGCCTCTGGTTGCTTTTAAAAGAGATCAAAATTCTACAGAAGCAGCAATTAAATATTTGATTTATAGTATTATTGGAGGTTTATTCTTTTTCATTGGAGTAATTTTCATTTATTTTAGTGTTGGTACTCTTAATATGGCAGAAGCAGCTGCTAATTTTGGTAGTATTGGATTTAGGATGCAATTGTTTATTATAACTACTTTTCTTGTCAGTTTTCTTATTAAACTGGGGATTTTTCCCTTTCATTTTTGGTTACCTAAAGCTCATAGTGCCTGTCCGAGCTCTATAAGTGCTCTTTTGTCAGGAGTATTATTAAAAGTTTATCTTTATACCTTTATTAGAATATTATGGACAGTTTTGGATTATAACATAATTATAGATATAGGTTTGGATGTATTTATTATTTATATTTCTTTATTTTCAAGTTTACTTGGGCATATTTTCGCTCTACAGGCAGATGATATTAAGAGAATGCTTGCTTTTTCAACTATTGGCCATATTGGTATGATAACTGCTGCCATAGCTCTTAATACTAAAGCAGGATTTTATGGAGCAATGTTACATATTATTGCTCATTTACTTATGAAATCTGGTTTATTTTTAGGAGTAGGTTATTTAATAAATTATGTTTCCGGACATAAGATAGAAGATTTTACAGGAATTGCTTATAGACATAAAGGTATTTTCATTAGTATAATAGTACTATCGTTTGGGATGATAGGTATTCCACCTATTATAGGGTTTATGAGTAAGTGGTATATCTTACTTGGATTTTTAGAGTCTCAGAGTTATTTGGGGGCTGCTCTTGTTATAGTAGGTAGTTTAACTGCCGTGATTTATTATATGCGTTATATTGCAAGAGCTGTTCAGAAAGTAAAAGTAGAACCTGATTTGAAAAATCGTGGTATTTTCAATAAACCTATAATTTCTACTTTTTACAGAGAGCGGATTGTAACTGCAATTATTTATCTTTTTACATTTTTAGTAGTAGTTACTGGAGTTGGTTTTAAAATGTTTGATATACCAATAAATTCTATGATTCCAGAATTAATTGATTCTCAAGAATATATTAACCATATACTTGGTTTATAA
- a CDS encoding DnaJ domain-containing protein translates to MGCGTVFISSLIGFIFFNIPGAIIGAFIGFVLNSSSSSTTYYGQRQSNQSANSQLYFYKQLYGMLAKLAQGDGAVTREEINIVDDFTDRELNLPPALKKEVIGFFDEAKRKNISFETYAKNFYNIIGNQPNVAGRVVELMNQIAAANGGASSKQTKMLEKAVDIFGLNSRSRYQRQSSGYQRSHSRQNNRQDNLSKGKDPYEVLGCSRNDSTAEIKKEYRKLVKEYHPDRIISKDLPDDFVELANKRFKEIQDAYEKIMKMRGEK, encoded by the coding sequence ATGGGGTGTGGAACAGTTTTTATTTCTAGTCTTATTGGGTTTATATTTTTTAATATCCCTGGGGCTATTATAGGTGCTTTTATTGGTTTTGTTTTAAATAGCAGTTCAAGTAGTACAACTTATTATGGTCAAAGACAGAGCAATCAATCTGCAAATTCACAACTTTATTTTTATAAACAGTTATATGGAATGTTGGCAAAACTCGCTCAGGGTGATGGAGCTGTTACAAGAGAAGAAATTAATATAGTAGATGATTTCACTGATAGGGAATTAAATTTACCACCTGCACTAAAGAAAGAGGTAATAGGTTTTTTTGATGAAGCTAAAAGAAAAAACATTTCTTTTGAGACATATGCGAAAAATTTTTATAATATAATTGGAAATCAACCTAATGTTGCAGGTAGAGTGGTTGAATTAATGAATCAAATAGCTGCAGCTAATGGAGGAGCTTCTTCTAAACAAACTAAAATGTTAGAAAAAGCAGTGGATATTTTTGGATTAAACAGTAGAAGTCGTTATCAAAGACAATCTAGTGGTTATCAAAGAAGTCATAGCAGGCAAAATAATCGACAGGATAATCTGTCAAAAGGAAAAGATCCTTATGAAGTTTTAGGATGTTCTCGAAATGATAGTACGGCTGAAATAAAAAAGGAATATAGAAAATTAGTAAAAGAATATCATCCAGATCGTATAATATCTAAAGATTTACCAGATGATTTTGTTGAACTTGCTAATAAAAGATTTAAAGAAATACAGGATGCCTATGAAAAAATAATGAAAATGAGAGGCGAAAAATAA
- a CDS encoding monovalent cation/H+ antiporter complex subunit F, giving the protein MIIGLAIFFTIASLLILIRAVLGPTITDRLIAADSIGIFLTLVILLIGVYYEISLFIDISLGYAILLFIDMLIFSKYFEHEELYK; this is encoded by the coding sequence ATGATTATTGGGTTGGCTATTTTTTTTACTATTGCTTCTTTATTAATTTTGATAAGAGCGGTACTTGGACCAACTATTACTGATAGATTGATTGCAGCTGATAGTATTGGGATTTTTTTAACTCTCGTTATTTTACTTATTGGAGTTTATTATGAAATAAGTTTATTTATAGATATTTCTTTAGGTTATGCGATTTTACTTTTTATTGATATGTTGATTTTTTCTAAATACTTTGAGCATGAGGAGCTGTATAAATAA
- a CDS encoding complex I subunit 5 family protein has product MTITTKNWFLFVAGWELVSVITALMLLWDNKSAAWKYLIIQFIGGSFLIYTVLVAYTNGYTQVGPIEETWLQNMFILGMGFKSAIFGLHFWIPMIYREASATFCAISSGWVAKLGFITYLKLITDGNQLLLYAGLLMIFYGGLRAIRENNYKIILGYSSISQLGFIALGIGSGNKYGYLGAIIHIIAHGLAKTTLFNGAANLIREYGSVLIKDFVDCQNRQKLNSITTFISFLSLMGIPLFVGYNSKHLIKYSLDHHPFFIIILHISSIITVLYSLRVLWLTMFKNSKFDFNLFKSNNKCRKNYILSWGEKSVLLLPVIALIGFGVFSNQILNIDIDFDIFTGLLFSFIYIFIGVRLYFANYIRNE; this is encoded by the coding sequence ATGACGATAACTACTAAAAATTGGTTTTTATTTGTAGCTGGCTGGGAATTGGTTTCTGTAATTACTGCTTTGATGTTATTATGGGATAACAAGTCTGCAGCCTGGAAATATTTAATAATTCAATTTATAGGTGGCAGTTTCTTAATTTATACAGTATTAGTTGCCTATACTAATGGTTATACCCAGGTAGGACCAATAGAAGAAACCTGGTTACAAAATATGTTTATCCTTGGTATGGGTTTTAAGAGTGCTATTTTTGGATTGCATTTTTGGATACCTATGATTTATCGTGAAGCTTCAGCAACATTTTGTGCTATTTCTTCAGGTTGGGTAGCTAAACTTGGTTTTATTACTTATTTAAAATTAATAACTGATGGTAATCAATTATTATTATATGCAGGTTTATTAATGATTTTTTATGGTGGCCTCCGTGCTATTAGAGAAAACAATTATAAAATTATTTTAGGTTATAGTTCTATAAGTCAACTTGGATTTATTGCTCTGGGAATTGGGAGTGGAAATAAATATGGCTATCTTGGAGCTATAATCCATATTATAGCTCATGGATTGGCAAAAACAACATTATTTAATGGAGCAGCAAATTTAATAAGAGAATATGGTTCTGTACTTATAAAAGATTTTGTTGATTGTCAAAATCGCCAGAAATTAAATAGTATAACTACATTCATTAGTTTTCTTTCTTTAATGGGGATACCACTTTTTGTTGGATATAATAGTAAACATCTTATAAAATACTCACTTGATCATCATCCGTTTTTTATTATAATATTACATATTAGTAGTATTATTACTGTTTTATATTCTTTAAGAGTTTTATGGTTGACTATGTTCAAAAATAGTAAATTTGATTTTAATTTATTTAAATCTAACAATAAATGCCGGAAAAATTATATTTTAAGTTGGGGAGAAAAATCAGTTCTTTTATTACCAGTGATTGCTTTAATTGGATTTGGAGTTTTTAGTAATCAGATATTAAATATTGATATTGATTTTGATATATTTACAGGTTTATTATTTAGTTTTATATATATATTTATTGGAGTCAGACTATATTTTGCAAATTATATTAGAAATGAATAG
- a CDS encoding DegV family protein, translated as MAIQILADSCCDLNEKIKEKYNIQIVPLKIFVNDKEFVDDENLNKEELIDSMRNDNDSPKTASPSPQLFIEKYKEAEESFVVTLSSKLSGTYQNANLAKSMIMEELNDKFIHVFDSLSASAGETIISIKIGELVEKGLEKNNIIEKVDNYINEMKTMFVLDSLDNLIKAGRMSKVKGKLASFFNIKPILGSDGKGEIQLLDKARGSKRVFKKLVQLIGEKGENLEEKIIGIAHCNALDKAENLKKQIEKKYNFKDIVIVETAGISTVYANEGGIVIAF; from the coding sequence ATGGCAATCCAAATTTTAGCTGACAGTTGTTGTGATTTAAATGAAAAAATAAAAGAAAAATACAATATTCAGATAGTTCCTTTGAAAATATTTGTTAATGATAAAGAATTTGTAGATGATGAAAATTTAAATAAAGAAGAGTTGATTGATTCTATGAGAAATGATAATGATTCACCTAAAACAGCAAGTCCTTCTCCTCAGTTATTTATCGAAAAGTATAAAGAAGCTGAAGAATCTTTTGTAGTTACTTTATCTTCTAAATTAAGTGGAACTTACCAGAATGCTAATTTAGCAAAAAGTATGATTATGGAAGAATTAAATGATAAATTCATTCATGTTTTCGATTCACTAAGTGCATCAGCGGGTGAGACAATAATAAGTATAAAGATTGGTGAATTAGTAGAAAAAGGGTTGGAAAAAAATAATATTATTGAAAAAGTTGATAATTATATAAATGAAATGAAAACTATGTTTGTTTTGGATTCTTTAGATAATCTTATTAAAGCCGGAAGGATGAGTAAAGTAAAAGGGAAGCTGGCTTCTTTTTTTAATATTAAGCCTATCCTGGGAAGTGATGGAAAAGGAGAAATCCAATTGTTAGATAAAGCAAGAGGTTCTAAAAGAGTTTTTAAAAAGCTTGTACAATTAATTGGAGAAAAAGGAGAAAACCTTGAGGAAAAAATTATAGGTATAGCTCACTGTAATGCCTTGGATAAAGCTGAAAACTTAAAAAAACAAATAGAAAAAAAGTATAATTTCAAAGATATAGTTATTGTTGAAACAGCCGGTATAAGTACAGTATATGCTAATGAAGGTGGTATAGTCATTGCTTTTTAA
- a CDS encoding penicillin-binding transpeptidase domain-containing protein — MVNKKNLIIAIIILSVLLIGGASYVVFVPDPVESANEYLKALENNNYEKAYSLLAEESKEKITIETMKNRYENFYKKAKIKGKQSENLIVQRDDFFSASANYRMNFNSADFGKKIYEYTMNLKRESLINWKIKWNYNLIFPDMTEESKFVREVILPERGVIFDRNKNPLAVKGEVVEVGIQAAKVENQKILIEELTQIMDVDESEIMNSLQRYPDNPEWFSPLKTLTWENYKKLEEKLRPISGVFFRKKESRVYPYKEITAHLTGYISEISNKEIESSEEINYISGELTGKSGLEKSYEKKLRGKNGYILYLQNNNNKKELMRKKAVDGENLITSIDRDLQKKVWQALDNKTGAVVVSDPKNGEILAMVSSPSYDPNQFVLGMSQSDWEKIQKNEKSPMLNRAIQGLYPPGSTFKIITAASALDSGLVEMDTEFNDKGELKIEGNIVRNYQNEVFGKHTFKEALTYSINTAFAKIALELSKERLIEYINKFGFEKNINLGLEVKNSSIGEINSKVDLAWTGLGQAKVLTNPIQMNRIIAIVANQGKNVFPSLIKNNLENEDLRQIIAKENINKLEEMLINVVDKGTGKNADLESIEIAGKTGTAEIGIDDEKPHAWFVGYAPVNNPELAVAVFLENGGVGGKDAAPIFKKIISDLANEGE, encoded by the coding sequence ATGGTTAATAAAAAGAACCTCATTATAGCTATTATTATTTTATCGGTATTGTTAATAGGTGGCGCTTCTTATGTTGTTTTTGTACCGGATCCTGTTGAATCAGCAAATGAATATTTAAAGGCATTAGAAAACAACAATTATGAAAAGGCTTATTCCTTGCTTGCGGAAGAAAGTAAAGAAAAAATAACTATTGAAACTATGAAAAATAGATATGAAAATTTTTATAAAAAAGCAAAAATAAAAGGAAAACAATCTGAAAATCTTATAGTTCAAAGAGATGATTTTTTCTCAGCAAGTGCTAATTATAGAATGAATTTTAATTCTGCTGATTTTGGTAAAAAAATTTATGAATATACTATGAATTTAAAAAGAGAAAGTTTAATAAATTGGAAAATAAAATGGAATTATAATTTAATTTTTCCAGATATGACTGAAGAGTCAAAGTTTGTAAGGGAGGTTATTTTACCTGAAAGAGGAGTAATATTTGATAGAAATAAAAATCCTCTGGCTGTTAAGGGAGAGGTTGTAGAAGTTGGGATTCAGGCAGCTAAAGTTGAAAATCAAAAAATATTAATAGAAGAATTAACCCAAATAATGGATGTAGATGAAAGTGAAATAATGAATAGTTTGCAAAGATACCCTGATAACCCTGAATGGTTTTCTCCTTTAAAAACTTTGACCTGGGAAAATTATAAGAAACTTGAAGAAAAATTACGTCCTATTTCAGGTGTGTTTTTTCGAAAAAAAGAATCCAGAGTTTATCCTTATAAAGAAATAACTGCCCATCTTACAGGATATATTTCTGAAATTTCCAATAAAGAAATTGAATCATCTGAAGAAATTAATTATATTTCTGGAGAATTAACAGGTAAATCTGGATTAGAAAAAAGTTATGAAAAGAAATTAAGAGGTAAAAATGGTTATATTCTTTATCTGCAAAATAATAATAATAAAAAAGAATTAATGAGAAAAAAAGCTGTTGATGGTGAAAACTTAATTACTAGTATAGATAGAGATTTACAGAAAAAAGTTTGGCAGGCTCTGGATAATAAAACTGGAGCAGTAGTAGTTTCAGACCCTAAAAATGGAGAAATTTTGGCAATGGTTAGTTCTCCTTCTTATGACCCCAATCAATTTGTTCTGGGTATGAGTCAAAGTGATTGGGAAAAAATCCAGAAAAATGAAAAGAGTCCTATGTTAAATAGAGCAATACAGGGACTTTATCCTCCTGGCTCAACTTTTAAAATAATAACAGCAGCTTCTGCTTTAGATAGTGGATTAGTAGAAATGGATACAGAATTTAATGACAAAGGTGAGCTTAAAATAGAAGGAAATATAGTTAGAAATTATCAAAATGAAGTTTTTGGAAAACATACATTTAAAGAAGCTTTAACTTATTCTATTAATACTGCCTTTGCTAAAATTGCTTTAGAATTATCAAAAGAAAGACTTATTGAATATATAAATAAATTTGGATTTGAAAAAAATATCAATCTCGGCCTTGAAGTAAAAAACAGTAGTATTGGTGAGATAAACAGTAAAGTTGATTTAGCCTGGACAGGACTGGGGCAGGCAAAAGTATTAACAAATCCTATCCAAATGAATAGAATTATAGCTATTGTGGCCAATCAGGGTAAAAATGTTTTTCCATCTTTGATAAAGAATAATTTAGAAAATGAAGATCTCAGACAAATAATAGCAAAAGAAAATATCAATAAATTAGAAGAAATGCTTATAAATGTTGTTGATAAAGGTACTGGTAAAAATGCTGATTTAGAAAGTATTGAAATTGCTGGAAAAACTGGAACAGCTGAAATAGGAATTGATGATGAAAAACCACATGCCTGGTTTGTTGGTTATGCACCTGTTAATAATCCTGAATTAGCAGTTGCAGTATTTTTAGAAAATGGTGGTGTTGGAGGTAAAGATGCAGCCCCAATTTTTAAAAAAATAATCTCTGATCTTGCAAATGAGGGTGAATAA
- a CDS encoding alpha/beta hydrolase translates to MFSYHKVTLVLFLILFVVFLTHNNLFANDDDNHLILKNKVFDLKYSNMVNLEFIEFNDYDDLIKKDITYKKINDEELQLDILYPEVKLTKSYPVVVYIHGGGFIRGDKDEIYDLKPLVDEWHKNGWIVVSINYRLLYGDKIFPDNYRDVKDAIYWIINNKSKYNFDIDQICAVGHSAGGTLALLTGLNNNKVNCIVSMSGPTKLYGKETFEFRKKIMSAINTNKFDEDIMKKASPINYINENSPPIMLLHGTKDNFVPFNQSQLFYEKAQKLGADCKFISIEGSGHVLEFSYLPRMPYLKNEIVKFMEDNIKAK, encoded by the coding sequence ATGTTTTCTTATCATAAAGTTACATTAGTTTTATTTCTTATTTTATTTGTAGTATTTTTAACTCATAATAATTTATTTGCTAATGATGATGATAATCATTTAATTTTGAAAAATAAAGTTTTCGATTTAAAATACTCTAATATGGTTAATCTTGAATTCATTGAATTTAATGATTATGATGATTTAATAAAAAAAGATATTACCTATAAAAAAATCAATGATGAAGAATTGCAATTAGATATTTTATACCCTGAAGTAAAATTAACAAAAAGTTATCCAGTAGTAGTTTATATCCATGGTGGAGGCTTTATCAGAGGGGATAAAGATGAAATTTATGATTTAAAACCTTTAGTAGATGAATGGCACAAAAATGGCTGGATTGTAGTAAGTATTAACTATAGATTACTGTATGGAGATAAAATATTTCCTGATAATTATCGAGATGTAAAAGATGCAATTTATTGGATAATAAATAATAAAAGCAAATATAATTTTGATATTGATCAAATTTGTGCAGTTGGACACTCAGCTGGAGGTACTCTTGCTTTATTAACAGGTTTAAATAATAATAAAGTTAATTGTATAGTTTCAATGTCTGGCCCTACAAAATTATATGGAAAAGAAACTTTTGAATTCAGGAAAAAAATAATGTCTGCTATAAATACCAATAAATTTGATGAAGATATTATGAAAAAAGCAAGTCCAATAAACTATATTAATGAAAATAGTCCTCCTATTATGTTACTTCATGGTACTAAAGATAATTTTGTTCCCTTTAATCAATCACAGTTATTTTATGAGAAAGCTCAAAAACTTGGTGCTGATTGTAAATTTATTAGTATTGAAGGTAGTGGCCATGTTCTAGAATTCAGTTATTTACCTCGGATGCCTTATTTAAAAAATGAAATTGTTAAATTTATGGAAGATAATATTAAAGCAAAATAA
- a CDS encoding sodium:proton antiporter, with product MINNLVFAILVFVSSYAIYIKRNLIKIVIGLSILEAAVFYWVISTNDKGGGLPFYQVTERGLDMIDAIPQALTLTGIVIGASTTALLLTFIIELDKFTGTHNLDNLKGLDD from the coding sequence GTGATAAATAATTTAGTTTTTGCTATTTTGGTTTTTGTTAGTTCATATGCAATTTATATAAAAAGAAATTTGATTAAAATTGTTATTGGCTTATCCATCTTAGAAGCTGCTGTGTTTTATTGGGTAATATCTACTAATGATAAAGGAGGAGGTTTACCTTTTTATCAGGTAACTGAAAGAGGTTTAGATATGATAGATGCAATACCACAGGCCCTTACTTTGACTGGAATAGTAATTGGAGCAAGTACTACTGCTTTATTATTAACTTTTATAATAGAATTAGATAAATTTACAGGGACCCATAATCTTGATAATTTGAAGGGGTTGGATGATTAA
- a CDS encoding Na+/H+ antiporter subunit E — MRENLITFFLVLGVWIIFAGRITREVLIVGFFVSIIVTYFFKDMLFRFSKKKIGMKNFIKKIGLIFAFVFVFFYEAFVSAIEVSKHAFEKEPSFSPGIVKVKTTLTNVSALTILANLITLTPGTLTLDFDKSERAYYIHWIDVKSTEDAAKRKEIIETFENWLGVIFE; from the coding sequence ATGCGTGAAAATCTAATTACCTTTTTTCTAGTATTAGGAGTCTGGATAATTTTTGCGGGGAGAATAACCCGGGAAGTTTTAATAGTTGGTTTCTTTGTTTCTATAATTGTAACTTACTTTTTTAAAGATATGTTATTTAGGTTTAGCAAGAAAAAAATAGGGATGAAAAATTTTATTAAAAAAATTGGATTAATATTTGCTTTTGTTTTTGTGTTTTTTTATGAAGCATTTGTATCAGCTATTGAAGTTAGTAAACATGCATTTGAAAAAGAACCTTCTTTTTCTCCAGGAATAGTAAAAGTTAAAACTACTTTGACCAATGTTTCAGCTTTAACTATTCTGGCTAACCTAATAACTTTAACACCTGGTACTTTGACTCTTGATTTTGATAAAAGTGAAAGAGCTTATTATATTCACTGGATTGATGTAAAATCTACAGAAGATGCAGCTAAAAGAAAAGAAATAATTGAAACATTTGAGAACTGGTTAGGAGTGATTTTCGAATGA
- a CDS encoding DUF4040 domain-containing protein translates to MIILEYLLLLFLLLTAIFAVFFEEELISIVFLSIFSIVLTTLYLIHKAPDVALAEGVIGAGLNTAIFMAAISQLRKDEECHCQKD, encoded by the coding sequence ATGATTATTTTAGAATATTTATTACTATTATTTTTGCTTTTAACTGCTATATTTGCTGTTTTTTTTGAAGAGGAATTGATCTCTATTGTGTTTTTATCAATCTTTTCAATTGTATTGACTACATTATACTTAATCCATAAAGCTCCAGATGTGGCTTTAGCTGAAGGAGTAATTGGTGCAGGATTAAATACAGCGATTTTTATGGCTGCCATAAGTCAACTTAGAAAAGATGAAGAATGTCATTGTCAAAAAGACTGA
- the mnhG gene encoding monovalent cation/H(+) antiporter subunit G — MLLRIIISYLLMGAGAAFAVVTVIGLLRFPDAYTRIHAGAVVLTISAVLVSLGIAVYVWELFISLKIVLIALLFLISNPMATHAIARSSYKKEIVKLEEKSIDEYSDYIKEQEE, encoded by the coding sequence ATGCTTTTACGAATAATCATATCATATTTATTGATGGGGGCAGGAGCAGCTTTTGCGGTAGTAACAGTAATTGGTCTTTTAAGATTCCCAGATGCTTATACTAGAATTCATGCCGGTGCTGTTGTTCTAACAATAAGTGCTGTTTTAGTTTCTTTAGGTATTGCTGTTTATGTTTGGGAACTTTTTATTAGTTTAAAAATAGTACTTATTGCTTTATTGTTTTTAATATCCAACCCAATGGCTACTCATGCCATTGCAAGATCTTCTTATAAAAAGGAGATAGTTAAATTAGAAGAAAAAAGTATTGACGAATATTCTGATTATATAAAGGAGCAAGAAGAATGA
- the mbhE gene encoding hydrogen gas-evolving membrane-bound hydrogenase subunit E — MKKVVAIIILALFSLVLFLNLQIIPEDQLIENNASVFYRANGLEETNSLNLVTAILYDFRAFDSLGESTVIFAAVSGIVLVLSRKTLAVSSHGLSFIVKRTFAILTPFIFLFSIYVITHGHLSPGGGFQGGVILASISIIFIIIYGSAFDYKMVSPNTKTVLETGGALTFLLIGFIGLMIEGVFLSNIKILNQGIGSLFSAGSIPIVNIGIGLKVGAGLAIIFYSMIQKTLERSWVSRDK; from the coding sequence ATGAAAAAGGTAGTTGCAATTATAATTTTAGCATTATTTTCATTAGTTTTATTTTTGAATTTGCAAATTATACCTGAGGATCAGTTAATTGAAAATAATGCCTCAGTTTTTTATAGGGCTAATGGGTTGGAAGAAACTAATTCTCTTAATTTAGTTACAGCTATTTTATATGATTTTAGAGCTTTTGATTCATTAGGAGAAAGTACAGTTATCTTTGCTGCTGTTAGTGGAATAGTACTTGTTTTATCTCGAAAAACTCTTGCTGTTTCTTCCCATGGTTTATCATTTATTGTAAAAAGAACTTTTGCAATTTTAACTCCATTTATTTTTCTGTTTAGTATATATGTAATTACTCACGGTCATTTATCTCCTGGAGGAGGTTTTCAGGGAGGAGTTATTCTTGCCAGTATTTCTATTATTTTTATAATAATTTATGGAAGTGCATTTGACTATAAAATGGTTAGTCCTAACACAAAAACTGTTCTGGAAACAGGTGGGGCTCTTACTTTTCTTTTAATAGGATTTATAGGTTTAATGATTGAAGGAGTATTTTTAAGTAATATAAAAATTTTAAACCAGGGAATAGGAAGCCTATTTAGTGCTGGAAGTATCCCAATTGTAAATATAGGTATTGGTCTAAAAGTAGGAGCTGGACTTGCAATCATATTCTATAGTATGATTCAAAAAACACTGGAAAGGAGTTGGGTAAGCCGTGATAAATAA